A window from Gopherus flavomarginatus isolate rGopFla2 chromosome 4, rGopFla2.mat.asm, whole genome shotgun sequence encodes these proteins:
- the LOC127048729 gene encoding zinc finger and SCAN domain-containing protein 29-like — translation MPPRTKRAPAWTNAELQDLISVWGEEAVQTQLRSRRRNYDTYGQISQSLMRRGHERDALQCRVKIKELRSTYCKAREGNRRSGAAPTTCRFYKELDAILGCDLTANPRSTMESSEQGEVGDVVEDGDSEATGVEGDTPESQDTCSQELFSSPEEASQSQQLEADVEEEAEDRARGTLTTAAVSPASRRLQNLRRNPRKSKEELIKSVMSHYNRESRKTEEWREKTYEWRSNVHGWRKSVHEWRQTEIRRKELSAKKTTKQMISLLSRQTESFESLVAMQTNMYRGNPQPSQSPLPCSPVFPQNNFLQQPVLYYPQLPPTPIRSPTSPDNYNSYPVHSTPIILQHSNPEVQQTVNIDQNRTY, via the exons atgcctccacgcaccaaacgagccccagcatggaccaatgcagagctgcaggacctcattagtgtttggggagaggaggctgtgcaaacacagctgcgctccagaaggagaaattatgatacgtatgggcagatatcgcagtccttgatgagaaggggccatgaacgggacgccttgcagtgcagggtaaaaattaaagagctgaggagtacgtactgcaaagcccgtgagggaaatcgccgctcaggagctgcccccacaacctgccggttttacaaggagctggatgccatacttgggtgtgacctcACTgcaaatcctaggagcacgatggagagttcagagcagggagaagtgggggatgttGTAGAGGACggagacagtgaggctactggcgtggagggagacaccccggagtcccaggacacatgcagccaggagctcttctcaagcccggaggaggctagccagtcgcagcagctggaagctgatgttgaggaggaagctgaggatcgtgctcgtg ggaccttgactactgcagccgtatcaccggcctcacgtaggttgcagaacttgagacggaatcctaggaaatcaaaagaggaattgatcaagtctgtaatgagccactacaacagagaaagtaggaagacagaggaatggagagagaagacctATGAATGGAGAAGCAATGTACATGGGTGGAGAAAGAGTGTACacgaatggaggcaaacagaaatcaggagaaaggaattgtctgccaaaaaaaccacaaagcagatgataagcctcctgtctcgccaaactgagtctttcgagtctcttgtagccatgcagacaaatatgtaccgtggtaacccacagccctcccaaagccctcttccttgttccccagtatttccacaaaacaactttctccagcagccagttctgtattatccccagctgcccccaacacctataagatcacctaccagccctgataactataattcttaccctgttcactctacccccattattctgcagcatagtaatcctgaagtgcagcagacagtgaatattgatcaaaataggacatattaa